A DNA window from Maribellus comscasis contains the following coding sequences:
- a CDS encoding ABC transporter permease encodes MIRFKLKLAVRNLLKNKLYTSLIIGGFAVGFTACILIALFYNAEHNVDKHFANYDNIFRLYDAKEDKAGLDYKLNTILSENYPDIEETCPLGFAYFPFTLKDAETKDYIRANYLVSTNNNFFDVFSQEIVAGVADKPFSQNNSAVLTESLAKKLFGDKNPLGRTVKEEFFTATVTAVMKDLPENSSFKAEILLNSENKEFQMAQECNGGVCIFPVEHFLLLKNGTKPNEFAEKLNSSIGQFTTTDSLALQNITDIYLSTKKLGWADEHTKGNSKMLMVFLSIGILIILLSSINYLNYTISMQYAKLKEIGINKTNGAGKPQLILDSFIEVTLGIIIALLISVILTTILFPSAESLFGRSIQISDINFYQLLPVFAAIFFAIILLNSLAPIYILSRFNITDFLSGGRKSRGKQWIKQAMLTFQLTVSIALIAAVLLIFKQLQFVKHHDLGFDEEHLVRIELPFLFKKANALGNEIATLPFVSGSTLSAGNPGNINLSMGSGVEDNEFMVNCIHVSDNFLETFGIHLLDGRDFMAGDKNKACIMNRAAIVRYGWENIEGKKYNNGREGGYEVVGVVNNFNVESLHSEMTPVALIYNPEQEFGTLSLRLSAGNAGRQMEQIRKVWNNFLPDDPMEFTFYDDQFQAMYVKEEKLAKAISFFSLIAVVLTCMGILGQIFLISLNRTKEIGVRKVNGAKVSEILILLNKDFIIWVLIAFILASPATWFAMNKWLENFAYKTELSWWIFALAGLLALGIALLTVSWQSWRAATRNPVEALRYE; translated from the coding sequence ATGATACGATTTAAATTAAAACTGGCTGTTCGGAATTTACTAAAAAATAAATTGTACACATCCTTAATCATCGGCGGTTTTGCTGTTGGGTTTACAGCCTGTATTCTTATTGCATTGTTTTATAATGCTGAACACAATGTAGACAAACATTTTGCAAATTACGATAACATTTTTCGATTGTATGATGCAAAAGAGGATAAGGCCGGACTTGATTACAAATTAAATACGATACTTTCGGAAAATTACCCGGATATAGAAGAAACATGTCCACTTGGATTTGCGTATTTCCCGTTTACACTAAAAGATGCTGAAACAAAAGACTACATACGTGCAAATTACCTGGTTTCAACAAACAATAATTTCTTTGATGTTTTTTCACAGGAAATTGTGGCGGGCGTGGCAGACAAACCATTTAGCCAAAATAATTCGGCTGTACTTACGGAGTCGCTTGCTAAAAAACTTTTTGGAGATAAAAATCCATTAGGTCGCACAGTAAAAGAAGAATTCTTTACAGCCACGGTTACAGCTGTTATGAAAGATCTCCCCGAAAACTCCAGTTTTAAGGCAGAGATTCTTTTAAACAGTGAAAATAAAGAGTTCCAAATGGCACAGGAATGTAATGGCGGAGTTTGCATTTTTCCTGTCGAGCACTTTCTTTTACTAAAAAACGGGACTAAACCCAACGAATTTGCTGAAAAACTCAATTCATCAATCGGGCAATTTACTACTACTGACAGCCTGGCTTTACAAAATATAACCGACATCTATCTTTCGACAAAAAAACTTGGGTGGGCTGACGAACATACGAAAGGAAATTCGAAGATGCTTATGGTTTTTCTGTCCATTGGCATTTTGATTATTCTCCTTTCCAGTATCAATTACCTCAACTATACAATTTCAATGCAATATGCAAAGCTGAAGGAAATAGGAATTAACAAAACCAACGGAGCAGGCAAACCGCAACTGATTTTGGACTCTTTTATTGAAGTTACGCTGGGAATTATTATAGCATTGCTCATTTCAGTTATACTGACTACCATTCTTTTTCCTTCCGCCGAATCACTCTTTGGCCGCTCCATACAAATTTCGGATATTAACTTTTACCAGTTGCTTCCTGTTTTTGCAGCTATCTTTTTTGCTATTATTTTATTAAATAGCCTGGCTCCTATTTATATCCTTTCGCGTTTTAACATCACCGATTTCCTTTCAGGCGGGCGAAAATCCAGGGGAAAACAATGGATAAAACAAGCCATGTTAACGTTTCAGCTAACCGTTTCCATCGCACTTATTGCAGCTGTGTTACTTATTTTTAAACAGCTTCAGTTTGTAAAACATCACGACCTGGGTTTTGATGAAGAACACCTGGTAAGAATAGAACTTCCTTTTTTATTTAAAAAAGCAAATGCACTGGGAAACGAAATTGCCACACTTCCTTTTGTGAGCGGGAGCACGCTAAGTGCAGGTAATCCCGGAAATATTAATTTGAGTATGGGAAGCGGCGTAGAGGACAATGAGTTTATGGTCAATTGTATTCATGTGTCGGATAATTTTTTGGAAACTTTTGGGATTCATTTGTTGGACGGGCGAGATTTTATGGCCGGCGATAAAAACAAGGCTTGTATTATGAACCGGGCTGCAATTGTCCGTTACGGATGGGAGAATATTGAAGGAAAAAAATACAACAACGGCCGGGAAGGAGGATATGAGGTAGTGGGAGTTGTTAATAATTTTAATGTTGAATCGCTTCATTCAGAGATGACGCCGGTTGCACTGATATATAATCCGGAGCAGGAATTCGGCACACTCTCGCTTCGGCTTTCTGCCGGGAATGCAGGCCGGCAAATGGAACAAATCAGGAAAGTATGGAACAATTTTTTACCCGATGACCCCATGGAATTTACATTTTACGACGACCAGTTTCAGGCCATGTATGTAAAGGAAGAAAAACTGGCAAAAGCCATCTCATTTTTTTCGCTGATTGCGGTCGTGCTCACTTGTATGGGAATTTTGGGACAAATCTTTCTTATCAGCTTAAACCGCACCAAGGAAATTGGAGTACGAAAAGTAAATGGCGCCAAAGTGTCGGAAATCCTCATCCTGCTCAACAAAGATTTTATAATATGGGTACTGATAGCATTTATTCTGGCAAGTCCGGCAACATGGTTTGCAATGAACAAATGGCTCGAAAATTTTGCCTATAAAACCGAATTGAGTTGGTGGATTTTTGCATTGGCAGGTTTGCTGGCATTGGGAATTGCATTGCTAACCGTTAGTTGGCAGAGCTGGAGAGCGGCTACGAGAAATCCGGTAGAAGCACTTCGATACGAGTAA
- a CDS encoding ABC transporter permease, translated as MKLYKLKIAFRNARKNGVLTFAKLFGLSISFAVILFAAGYVVYETGFDKSIPGHDKIYRCLMQGKLNNQEADFAVTSPAMAGVITAEIPEITEATRILPQGEASVKYNNLDFNGGHLVYADPNFFSFFSISVETKTQNPLGANNNMIMAKSLAKKQFGSEENALGKVVEVRGEDCIITGVFEDLPRNFHLRAKLFQSLEKSNPDKVGWGSQSYYTYFKTNGANISPDELNFKISKTVYTHYVDDIDGASAKTLEDFKVSPEMYILYTAEKLTDIHFSNHKFDPAVTSNKTYVYGAIILALLILLISSINFINLNIANLSTRLKEIGIQKTTGANSHNIFSQFLYETIIFWLIGFVLAFAIYMLAENTLDQFLGFDISLSGSEMIKIVGGVFIALLVFNLVANFLPISFISNKKILSLIKEERPSKRGFSVNSSFVFFQFVLSGLIILASVIVQKQINYMVHKDRGYDTENVMMLSMWSMNQQTRKSFIDDLKTYSAVKSVSTSDNYFGDDPGMNDAYFETMDKTNYFHTSVMPVSADFINTFNLKIKEGRFFNQEFQSDFKGVVLNEAALKKYTGEGSILGKKVIVDGDYKVIGVVKDFNFRSLHHQIQPLAMVLVKDKGNVFVKVQNSQIAEVTGILQNLWKKYNIDFPFEYKFHDEVLAQHYLNDQQAKKLLLVLSIISIAIACVGLYAISFFTIIRKTKEIGIRKVNGARVSEVMSMLNIRFIKWVGLAFTLAIPIAHYAMHKWLESFAYKTSLSWWIFALSGFLALGIALLTVSWQSWRAATKNPVEALRYE; from the coding sequence ATGAAACTTTACAAATTAAAAATAGCATTTAGAAATGCCCGTAAAAACGGGGTTCTGACGTTTGCAAAATTGTTTGGGTTAAGTATTTCATTTGCTGTTATCTTGTTTGCGGCAGGTTATGTGGTTTATGAGACCGGTTTTGATAAAAGTATACCGGGTCATGATAAAATTTATCGTTGCCTGATGCAGGGTAAATTAAATAACCAGGAGGCAGATTTTGCAGTTACAAGCCCGGCAATGGCAGGAGTAATAACTGCTGAAATTCCTGAGATAACCGAAGCAACCCGAATTCTTCCCCAGGGTGAGGCCTCTGTAAAATACAATAATCTTGATTTTAACGGAGGACATCTGGTTTATGCTGACCCTAATTTTTTCTCTTTTTTCAGCATCTCGGTAGAAACAAAAACACAAAATCCGTTAGGTGCCAATAACAATATGATTATGGCTAAAAGCCTGGCGAAAAAACAATTTGGGTCTGAGGAAAATGCGCTGGGTAAAGTAGTTGAAGTACGCGGTGAGGATTGTATTATAACAGGTGTTTTTGAAGATTTACCCCGGAATTTTCATTTGCGGGCGAAACTTTTTCAATCGCTGGAAAAATCGAATCCGGATAAGGTTGGCTGGGGTTCGCAAAGTTATTATACTTATTTTAAAACCAACGGTGCCAATATCTCTCCTGATGAACTAAATTTTAAAATCAGTAAAACCGTATATACACATTATGTTGACGATATTGACGGGGCAAGCGCAAAAACACTGGAGGATTTCAAAGTTTCTCCTGAAATGTATATTTTATATACCGCTGAAAAGTTAACTGACATTCATTTTAGCAACCACAAATTCGATCCGGCTGTAACATCTAATAAAACATATGTTTACGGAGCAATTATTCTGGCTCTGTTAATTCTTTTGATTTCATCTATCAATTTTATTAATCTTAATATAGCCAATTTATCAACCCGGCTAAAAGAGATAGGTATACAAAAAACCACAGGTGCCAACAGCCACAATATTTTCTCCCAGTTTTTATATGAAACAATAATTTTCTGGCTTATTGGTTTTGTTTTGGCATTTGCCATTTATATGCTGGCAGAAAATACCCTGGACCAATTCCTTGGTTTTGATATTTCTCTTTCAGGTAGTGAAATGATAAAAATTGTTGGCGGTGTTTTTATTGCTCTTTTGGTTTTTAACCTGGTTGCCAATTTTCTGCCCATATCATTTATTTCAAACAAAAAGATACTAAGTCTAATCAAAGAAGAAAGACCTTCAAAAAGAGGTTTTTCTGTAAACAGCAGTTTTGTCTTTTTTCAGTTTGTTCTTTCGGGTTTAATTATTCTTGCCTCTGTAATTGTCCAGAAACAAATCAATTACATGGTTCACAAAGACAGGGGGTATGATACAGAAAATGTTATGATGCTATCCATGTGGTCGATGAATCAGCAGACCCGAAAGAGTTTTATTGATGATTTAAAAACATACAGTGCGGTAAAATCCGTTTCCACCAGCGACAATTATTTTGGGGATGACCCCGGGATGAACGATGCCTACTTTGAAACAATGGATAAAACAAACTATTTCCATACCTCGGTTATGCCCGTGAGTGCGGATTTCATCAACACCTTTAATCTGAAGATAAAAGAAGGTCGATTTTTCAACCAGGAATTTCAATCTGATTTTAAAGGCGTTGTGCTGAATGAAGCTGCGTTAAAAAAATATACCGGGGAAGGATCGATTTTAGGTAAAAAGGTAATTGTTGATGGTGATTATAAAGTGATTGGCGTAGTGAAAGATTTTAATTTTCGCTCGTTACACCACCAGATACAACCACTGGCAATGGTTCTGGTAAAAGATAAAGGGAATGTTTTTGTAAAAGTACAAAATAGCCAGATTGCTGAAGTAACGGGAATCCTTCAAAATTTATGGAAAAAATACAATATCGATTTCCCGTTTGAATACAAATTCCACGACGAAGTTTTGGCACAACATTATTTAAACGACCAGCAGGCAAAAAAACTTTTACTGGTACTTTCCATCATCTCAATAGCCATTGCATGTGTTGGTTTGTATGCGATTAGCTTTTTCACCATTATCAGGAAAACAAAAGAAATAGGCATCCGAAAAGTAAATGGTGCCAGGGTATCCGAAGTGATGTCAATGTTAAATATCCGTTTTATAAAATGGGTAGGGCTGGCTTTTACTTTAGCGATACCCATTGCACACTACGCTATGCATAAATGGTTGGAGAGTTTTGCTTATAAAACCAGCTTAAGTTGGTGGATTTTTGCCCTTTCCGGTTTTCTGGCCCTGGGAATTGCATTGCTAACGGTGAGTTGGCAGAGCTGGAGAGCAGCAACAAAAAATCCGGTAGAAGCCTTACGCTATGAATAA
- a CDS encoding ABC transporter permease: protein MTLLNLKLAIRSLLKNKFYSILIIGGFSIGFASCILIGLYYNSEHSVNKDFANYKQIYRLYDKGEKDFDLDYELFPVLAENYPEIEIACPVNYLSGFEISVVDKQTHTDTRVDNIISTNNNFFQIFQPQIISSLSADLFSGHNSVVITETVARRMYGDKNPVGQSLTIFNYLEATITAVIKELPENSTFKAEILLNSENEDFRLSKACNNGICVFLTHHFLLLRKGTEVNKFSARLQQTINNYDFELKDPELQNLSAIYLSSLSQYDTHSKGNSKMLTIFLFIGVLILALSSINYLNYVVSIQYSKLKETGINKTVGAGWRQLVAYSVTEVATGILISVIFSFLLAILLLPTTGTLFGKQLHIHTLDFLKIIPFFMGIVFIIILVNSLAPVYLVSRFNITDFLSGSRKRRGKQVSKQITLTFQLTASIALIAVVLVIFKQLGYVKHFDLGFNEERLVKIDLPFNNPNLPALKQETEKLSFVKSNTLSFGCPGMINNTMGSNTGENSFDINCIFIDDDFVRTMEIELLEGRQFLDGDKGKACIINEEAYKQYGWENLEGKRFNNRIEGGYEVIGLAQNFNVKSLHQTIEPAVLLYDTQKGQYNVLSVRLAAGNTGQQLKQIRNIWDELIPDETMNVTFYDDQFQAMYVKEEKLGKAISFFSLIAVVLTCMGILGQIFLISLNRSKEIGVRKVNGAKVSEILILLNKDFTLYVFIAFVIASPVAWVAMNKWLESFAYKTSLNWWIFALAGVLALGIALLTVSWQSWRAATRNPVEALRYE, encoded by the coding sequence ATGACACTTTTAAATTTAAAACTGGCAATTCGGAGTTTATTAAAAAATAAATTCTATTCCATCCTCATCATCGGAGGTTTCTCGATAGGCTTTGCCTCCTGCATTTTAATTGGCTTGTACTATAATTCGGAGCATAGCGTAAACAAAGACTTCGCCAACTACAAACAAATTTACCGACTCTATGACAAAGGCGAAAAAGACTTCGACCTTGATTATGAATTGTTTCCGGTTCTCGCAGAAAATTATCCGGAAATAGAAATCGCGTGTCCGGTAAATTATCTTAGCGGATTTGAAATCTCGGTGGTTGACAAACAGACACATACTGACACACGTGTGGACAACATTATCAGCACAAACAACAATTTTTTTCAGATTTTCCAGCCGCAAATTATTTCAAGTTTGTCGGCTGATCTGTTTTCAGGACACAACTCAGTAGTTATTACAGAAACTGTTGCCAGACGAATGTATGGTGACAAAAATCCGGTTGGACAATCTCTCACCATTTTTAATTATTTGGAAGCTACTATTACGGCTGTGATAAAGGAATTGCCGGAGAACTCAACCTTTAAGGCCGAAATCCTTTTAAATAGCGAAAATGAAGATTTTCGACTTTCTAAAGCCTGTAATAATGGAATTTGTGTTTTTCTCACACACCATTTTCTTCTGCTCAGAAAAGGTACTGAAGTAAACAAATTCTCAGCAAGGCTTCAGCAAACCATTAACAACTATGATTTTGAATTGAAAGACCCGGAATTGCAAAATTTATCCGCCATTTATCTTTCTTCACTTTCCCAGTACGACACTCACTCTAAAGGAAATAGTAAAATGCTAACAATTTTTCTATTTATCGGAGTTCTTATTCTGGCGCTGTCGAGTATAAATTATCTGAATTATGTGGTTTCAATTCAGTATTCAAAATTAAAAGAAACCGGGATCAACAAAACTGTTGGGGCAGGTTGGAGACAGCTTGTTGCCTACTCGGTTACCGAGGTTGCGACAGGAATTTTGATTTCGGTGATTTTTTCTTTTTTGTTAGCAATTTTATTGCTACCCACTACCGGAACATTGTTTGGAAAACAACTTCATATTCACACCCTTGACTTCTTAAAAATAATACCCTTCTTTATGGGTATTGTTTTTATCATAATCCTGGTGAATAGCTTGGCGCCCGTATATCTTGTTTCAAGGTTTAATATTACTGATTTTCTTTCCGGTTCAAGAAAACGCCGTGGAAAACAAGTAAGTAAACAAATAACTCTGACTTTTCAGCTTACGGCATCTATCGCATTGATTGCGGTAGTTCTGGTTATTTTCAAACAGCTTGGTTACGTCAAGCATTTTGATCTGGGTTTTAATGAAGAGAGGCTGGTAAAAATCGACCTCCCGTTTAACAATCCTAATTTACCGGCTTTAAAACAGGAAACGGAGAAGCTTTCCTTTGTAAAAAGCAACACATTGAGTTTTGGCTGCCCGGGAATGATAAACAACACTATGGGGAGTAACACCGGTGAAAATAGCTTTGACATTAACTGCATTTTTATTGATGATGACTTTGTACGTACCATGGAAATAGAACTTTTGGAAGGCAGGCAATTTCTGGACGGAGATAAAGGGAAAGCCTGTATAATAAACGAAGAAGCATACAAACAATACGGATGGGAAAATCTTGAAGGAAAAAGATTCAATAACAGGATTGAAGGTGGATACGAAGTAATTGGATTAGCACAAAATTTTAATGTAAAATCGTTGCACCAGACTATTGAGCCAGCGGTTTTACTTTACGATACTCAGAAGGGACAGTACAATGTATTATCAGTGAGGTTGGCTGCTGGAAATACCGGACAGCAGCTCAAACAGATTCGAAATATCTGGGATGAACTCATTCCTGACGAGACCATGAATGTTACATTTTACGACGATCAGTTTCAGGCAATGTATGTAAAAGAAGAAAAACTCGGAAAGGCGATTTCATTTTTCTCTTTGATTGCGGTTGTACTCACCTGCATGGGAATTTTGGGGCAAATTTTCCTCATCAGCCTGAACAGAAGTAAAGAAATTGGCGTGCGCAAAGTAAATGGCGCCAAAGTATCGGAGATACTCATCCTACTCAATAAAGATTTTACGCTTTATGTATTTATTGCATTTGTTATTGCAAGTCCGGTTGCCTGGGTTGCCATGAACAAATGGCTCGAAAGTTTTGCATACAAAACCAGTTTAAATTGGTGGATTTTTGCATTGGCCGGGGTGCTGGCACTGGGAATTGCGTTGTTAACTGTGAGCTGGCAAAGCTGGCGCGCAGCAACAAGAAATCCAGTTGAAGCATTGCGGTATGAATAA
- a CDS encoding ABC transporter permease, producing MFKYSIKRIVRQLLQGKRQLLLNVLGLSVAFALTLFLSTFIFTELNRGKSVENYQNLYKLSAEKGNYWSSRSIKEFTGKFSEIKGITKTHEDWSDRSYYEVDKNQYNAGKILYADKYFFDVFNYEIIAGALDDALAVDDNIILTKTEALKIFGKIDVLGKTLKFRTSSFGEMNFNVAAVIKDLPLEALMKFDAIIPVAALESNVAWYKTDHWGQTSYEAFVSLVSAHSKTNIENQLNTAFHSAAPEWAKQDKGKIFLQPYKSLYFSEQHSDVLLSGSMRRVKVLGTVMIIVFLLALINFINLNTAQKIKQSRDAGIHKVMGAGTWQSLIRIVSEIIPVLFITLFFAALLIMISLPLLNQLFDSSFHFSSFLKINTLVTGFCIVTVTLFFSTVFIASYFHQKNLFEVLKSNTPGKKENLRNALLVVQFTLSIALIIASLVINKQNNFMQNHSMGFQKDNIVYLPLHEKLAEQAKTIKQELSGISEVTNITMASQALGKSEMGWGMSLNNNGEEKRIGYEAMRVDRNFFDFFGIEIVNGVNFRSSSIHEREHIFNEAAIKTYGIEDIQNAYISSYDEASGEIIGVVKDFNFESLHHAIGPIGFICSEPENLEILYLNLQTDNGEQLQNVLAKIETVWNDLANGWPFEYHFLDQTLNNLYKEDRKFSKVFLLVTMLSVFIGCLGLFSTSIFIAEMRTKEIGIRKVNGAQVSEILAILNKDFIKWVAVSFVVAIPVSYYAMNRWLENFAYKTNLSWWVFALAGALALGIALLTVSWQSWKAATRNPVEALRYE from the coding sequence ATGTTCAAATATTCAATAAAACGAATTGTTCGGCAGCTGCTGCAAGGTAAACGCCAGTTGCTGCTCAATGTGCTGGGACTAAGTGTGGCCTTCGCCCTGACACTTTTTTTAAGCACATTTATTTTCACCGAGTTAAACCGGGGAAAATCAGTAGAAAACTACCAAAACCTATACAAGCTTAGTGCTGAGAAAGGAAATTACTGGTCATCGCGCAGTATCAAAGAATTCACCGGTAAATTTTCTGAAATAAAGGGTATAACAAAAACCCATGAAGACTGGTCGGACAGAAGTTACTACGAAGTGGATAAAAACCAGTATAACGCAGGGAAAATTCTTTATGCCGATAAATACTTTTTTGATGTATTTAATTATGAAATAATTGCCGGAGCTCTTGATGATGCTTTGGCAGTCGACGATAATATTATTTTAACAAAAACCGAAGCATTAAAAATATTTGGAAAGATTGATGTGCTTGGTAAAACGCTAAAATTCAGAACCAGTAGTTTTGGGGAAATGAATTTTAATGTAGCTGCTGTTATTAAAGATTTGCCACTTGAAGCCTTAATGAAATTTGACGCGATAATCCCTGTTGCGGCGCTGGAGAGTAATGTTGCCTGGTACAAAACAGACCATTGGGGACAAACAAGTTATGAAGCTTTTGTATCTCTGGTCTCCGCCCACTCTAAAACAAATATCGAAAACCAGCTTAATACAGCATTTCACTCTGCCGCTCCCGAATGGGCAAAACAGGACAAGGGAAAAATCTTTTTACAGCCATATAAAAGCTTATACTTTTCAGAACAACACAGTGATGTTTTGTTGAGTGGCAGTATGAGAAGAGTAAAAGTACTTGGTACAGTAATGATCATTGTATTTCTCCTTGCACTTATCAATTTTATTAATCTGAATACGGCACAAAAAATTAAACAATCGCGAGACGCCGGAATCCATAAAGTTATGGGGGCCGGCACATGGCAATCGTTAATCAGAATTGTAAGCGAAATTATTCCTGTTCTTTTTATCACCCTCTTCTTCGCAGCCCTTTTGATTATGATCTCGCTTCCGCTGTTAAACCAATTGTTTGATTCATCATTCCATTTTTCAAGCTTTTTAAAAATCAATACACTGGTTACAGGATTTTGTATTGTTACAGTTACTCTTTTCTTTTCAACTGTTTTTATTGCTTCCTATTTTCATCAAAAAAATCTATTTGAAGTTTTAAAAAGTAACACTCCGGGAAAAAAGGAAAATCTCCGGAACGCTTTGCTCGTGGTTCAGTTTACCCTTTCCATTGCTTTAATTATTGCTTCGCTGGTAATTAACAAGCAAAACAATTTTATGCAAAACCACTCCATGGGATTTCAAAAGGACAATATCGTTTACCTTCCGCTACACGAAAAATTAGCTGAACAGGCTAAAACTATAAAACAGGAATTGTCCGGTATTTCTGAAGTCACAAACATAACAATGGCCTCTCAGGCACTGGGCAAGTCGGAAATGGGTTGGGGCATGTCGCTGAACAACAACGGTGAAGAAAAACGTATCGGCTATGAAGCCATGAGGGTAGATAGAAATTTCTTTGATTTTTTTGGGATAGAAATCGTCAACGGCGTTAATTTTCGTTCTTCATCCATTCATGAGCGGGAGCATATTTTTAACGAAGCTGCAATCAAAACATACGGAATCGAAGACATACAAAACGCCTACATAAGTTCTTACGATGAGGCATCGGGCGAAATAATAGGTGTTGTTAAAGATTTTAATTTTGAATCTTTACACCACGCCATCGGCCCCATTGGCTTTATCTGCTCTGAACCTGAGAACCTGGAAATTTTGTATTTGAACCTGCAGACTGACAACGGCGAACAGTTGCAAAATGTACTCGCCAAAATAGAAACTGTTTGGAATGACCTTGCCAACGGCTGGCCTTTTGAGTACCATTTTCTCGACCAAACACTAAACAATCTTTACAAAGAAGACCGTAAATTTAGCAAGGTCTTTCTTCTGGTAACAATGTTGTCTGTTTTTATCGGGTGTCTGGGTTTGTTTAGCACCTCCATTTTTATTGCTGAAATGAGAACCAAAGAAATTGGCATCCGCAAAGTAAACGGCGCTCAGGTTTCTGAAATTCTCGCGATACTCAATAAAGATTTTATAAAATGGGTGGCTGTATCGTTTGTCGTTGCGATACCTGTTTCATATTACGCCATGAACAGATGGCTGGAAAACTTTGCCTACAAAACCAACTTAAGCTGGTGGGTATTTGCCCTTGCCGGAGCGTTGGCTTTGGGAATTGCGTTACTTACAGTTAGCTGGCAAAGTTGGAAAGCAGCTACCAGAAATCCGGTTGAAGCATTACGATATGAGTAA